A part of Streptomyces sp. DSM 40750 genomic DNA contains:
- a CDS encoding polyprenyl synthetase family protein, which yields MTVVEPFGLSARDQALEADVQAGMVAVEEGLLEATKSEVPFIQEAAQHLLRAGGKRFRPLLVMLAAQFGDPYAPGVVPSAVVVELTHLATLYHDDVMDEAEVRRGVPSANARWDNSLAVLTGDFLFARASHVLADLGPDAVRIQAEAFERLVTGQILETAGPRDGRDPIEHYLDVLGGKTGSLVAVAGRLGALMAGADETVVDVLTQYGERLGVAFQLADDVLDIASDSHESGKTPGTDLREGVPTMPVLRLRERAGRLGLPDDIALCELLESDLTDDARHAEALARLRVHPALEQARRDTIRYAEEARAVLAPLPECDAKAALVELCDAVVHRAG from the coding sequence GTGACCGTCGTCGAGCCGTTTGGGCTGAGCGCGCGGGACCAGGCTCTCGAAGCCGATGTCCAGGCCGGAATGGTGGCCGTCGAGGAAGGTCTGCTCGAGGCGACCAAGAGCGAGGTCCCCTTCATCCAGGAGGCCGCCCAGCATCTGCTGCGGGCGGGCGGCAAGCGGTTCCGGCCGCTGCTGGTGATGCTCGCGGCGCAGTTCGGCGACCCGTACGCGCCGGGTGTCGTGCCCTCGGCCGTGGTGGTCGAGCTGACGCATCTCGCCACGCTGTACCACGACGACGTGATGGACGAGGCCGAGGTGCGCCGCGGCGTGCCCAGTGCGAACGCCCGCTGGGACAACTCCCTGGCCGTCCTCACCGGTGACTTCCTCTTCGCCCGCGCCTCGCACGTCCTCGCCGACCTCGGACCCGACGCCGTCCGTATCCAGGCCGAGGCCTTCGAGCGGCTGGTCACCGGGCAGATCCTGGAGACCGCCGGGCCGCGCGACGGGCGCGACCCGATCGAGCACTACCTCGACGTCCTCGGTGGCAAGACCGGCTCGCTGGTCGCGGTCGCCGGGCGGCTCGGCGCGCTGATGGCGGGGGCCGACGAGACCGTGGTCGATGTGCTGACCCAGTACGGGGAGCGGCTCGGCGTCGCCTTCCAGCTCGCGGACGACGTCCTCGACATCGCCTCCGACTCGCACGAGTCCGGCAAGACGCCGGGTACGGATCTGCGTGAGGGTGTGCCGACCATGCCGGTGCTGCGGCTGCGTGAGCGGGCGGGGCGGCTGGGGCTGCCGGATGACATCGCCCTCTGCGAGCTCCTCGAATCCGACCTCACCGACGACGCCCGCCACGCCGAGGCCCTGGCCCGGCTGCGCGTCCACCCCGCGCTGGAGCAGGCCCGCCGCGACACGATCCGCTACGCGGAGGAGGCACGGGCCGTACTGGCGCCGCTGCCGGAGTGCGACGCGAAGGCGGCGCTCGTCGAGCTGTGCGACGCGGTGGTGCACCGGGCCGGTTAG
- a CDS encoding LolA family protein, with protein sequence MAPYETDDSARAGDAAALAAEAEETRSARRRKTARYVVPVTVLGVAAATIGLVPAFAGSGDPDLPKISAQELIEKIAASDVQQVSGTVKITTDLGLPDLGGLAGGLASQAPSGGDGGSAADPSAKLLELASGTHTLRVAADGPDKQKLSLLDDAAEYSVIHNGDDLWAYDSASNEVYHATGGDEGKDGEARKDAPDTAEDVPATPQKLAEEALKAVDDTTSVTVDGTAQVAGRDAYKLVIKPKQSGSTVGAISIAVDAKTGLPLKFTLTPTSGGAAVVDAGFTKVDFGKPSASTFDFTPPKGAKVTEADEVEKSGHHESGFGDSAFDESDKNQASKDGKGLKGSKGSEGSEEEFASGLDGLKTIGKGWSTIAEFDSGAEGGMPTGGGSDATGDARVDGFLNSLGDQVKGEFGSGTVFKTRLINVLFTEDGKVYAGAVTKDALVKAANAAK encoded by the coding sequence ATGGCACCGTACGAAACCGACGACAGCGCCCGGGCCGGTGACGCGGCCGCGCTCGCGGCCGAGGCCGAGGAGACGCGCTCGGCACGGCGACGCAAGACAGCGCGGTACGTCGTCCCGGTCACCGTGCTGGGCGTGGCTGCGGCGACCATCGGGCTCGTCCCGGCCTTCGCCGGCTCCGGTGACCCCGATCTGCCGAAGATCAGCGCACAGGAACTCATAGAGAAGATCGCCGCCTCGGACGTCCAGCAGGTGTCCGGGACGGTGAAGATCACCACGGATCTGGGCCTGCCCGACCTGGGCGGTCTCGCGGGCGGCCTCGCCTCGCAGGCGCCCTCCGGGGGCGACGGCGGTTCGGCCGCCGACCCCTCCGCCAAGCTCCTCGAACTGGCCTCCGGCACCCACACGTTGCGGGTCGCCGCCGACGGCCCCGACAAGCAGAAGCTGTCGCTGCTGGACGACGCCGCCGAGTACAGCGTCATCCACAACGGCGACGACCTGTGGGCGTACGACAGCGCCTCGAACGAGGTGTACCACGCGACCGGTGGCGACGAGGGCAAGGACGGCGAGGCCCGCAAGGACGCGCCCGACACCGCCGAGGACGTGCCCGCCACGCCTCAGAAGCTCGCCGAGGAGGCCCTGAAGGCCGTCGACGACACCACGTCCGTGACCGTCGACGGGACCGCGCAGGTCGCCGGGCGGGACGCGTACAAGCTGGTGATCAAGCCGAAGCAGTCCGGTTCGACGGTCGGGGCGATCTCGATCGCCGTCGACGCGAAGACGGGGCTGCCGCTGAAGTTCACGCTCACCCCGACGAGTGGCGGCGCGGCCGTCGTGGACGCGGGCTTCACGAAGGTCGACTTCGGCAAGCCGAGCGCGTCGACGTTCGACTTCACCCCGCCGAAGGGCGCGAAGGTCACCGAGGCCGACGAGGTCGAGAAGTCGGGCCACCACGAGTCCGGGTTCGGCGACTCCGCGTTCGACGAGTCCGACAAGAACCAGGCGTCCAAGGACGGCAAGGGACTCAAGGGCTCCAAGGGTTCCGAGGGTTCCGAGGAGGAGTTCGCGAGCGGGCTCGACGGGCTGAAGACCATCGGCAAGGGCTGGAGCACCATCGCCGAGTTCGACAGCGGCGCCGAGGGCGGCATGCCCACCGGCGGCGGTTCGGACGCGACCGGCGACGCCCGGGTCGACGGGTTCCTGAACTCCCTCGGCGACCAGGTCAAGGGTGAGTTCGGCTCCGGTACGGTCTTCAAGACCCGGCTGATCAACGTCCTCTTCACCGAGGACGGCAAGGTGTACGCGGGTGCCGTCACCAAGGACGCGCTGGTGAAGGCGGCCAACGCGGCGAAGTAG
- a CDS encoding ABC transporter ATP-binding protein, with protein sequence MNDAAAIHTQGLTKTFRGGQVAVDHLELTVPSGSVFGFLGPNGSGKTTTIRMLMGLIEPTSGTAQVLGRPMPRSVRTVLPHVGALIEGPALYGFLSGRDNLIRYDSADPTADPRTRRTRVAAALDRVGLTAAAGKKAKAYSLGMKQRLGLAAALLQPRRLLVLDEPTNGLDPQGMREIRALVRELASDGTTVFLSSHLLDEIEQVCTHAAVMAQGRLIIQGPVSELAAGARGRLVVTTPDTADAARVLKEQGIGDVVVADGGRADEGGRVTAEPPSPDRDLAELNAALVTAGVRVRGFGLERASLEDAFVALTGEGFDVAG encoded by the coding sequence ATGAACGACGCAGCAGCCATCCACACCCAGGGGCTGACCAAGACCTTCCGCGGCGGCCAGGTGGCCGTGGACCACCTGGAACTGACGGTTCCCAGCGGCAGCGTCTTCGGCTTCCTCGGCCCGAACGGCTCGGGCAAGACCACCACCATCCGCATGCTGATGGGCCTGATCGAGCCGACCTCGGGCACGGCACAGGTCCTCGGCCGGCCCATGCCGCGCTCCGTCCGGACCGTGCTCCCGCACGTGGGCGCGCTCATCGAGGGACCCGCGCTGTACGGGTTCCTCTCCGGCCGCGACAACCTGATCCGCTACGACTCGGCCGACCCGACCGCCGACCCGCGCACCCGGCGTACGCGGGTCGCGGCCGCGCTCGACCGGGTCGGGCTCACGGCAGCCGCCGGCAAGAAGGCGAAGGCGTACTCGCTGGGCATGAAACAGCGGCTGGGCCTGGCCGCGGCGCTGCTCCAGCCGCGCCGCCTCCTCGTCCTCGACGAGCCGACCAACGGGCTCGACCCACAGGGCATGCGGGAGATCCGGGCCCTGGTACGGGAGTTGGCATCCGACGGCACCACCGTCTTCCTCTCCTCCCACCTGCTCGACGAGATCGAGCAGGTGTGCACCCATGCCGCCGTCATGGCCCAGGGGCGGCTCATCATCCAGGGGCCGGTGAGCGAACTGGCCGCCGGGGCGCGCGGACGCCTCGTCGTCACCACCCCCGACACGGCGGACGCTGCCCGGGTGCTCAAGGAGCAGGGGATCGGAGATGTGGTCGTGGCCGACGGGGGCAGAGCCGACGAGGGGGGCAGGGTGACGGCCGAACCGCCGTCGCCCGACCGCGATCTCGCCGAGCTGAACGCGGCACTTGTCACCGCGGGCGTCCGCGTCCGCGGCTTCGGCCTCGAACGGGCCTCTCTGGAGGACGCATTCGTGGCGCTGACGGGGGAGGGCTTCGATGTCGCGGGTTGA
- a CDS encoding ABC transporter permease has product MSRVETSGGEAEGAEREVTSEVASPAARTPSLLWTFGLFRSELVTTFRRWRTIALLAVLAAVPILVGIAVKIETGDGSSGGGPGGGGGGGGGGPAFIAQISNNGLFLVFTALAATLPFFLPMAVGVIAGDAIAGEANAGTLRYLLVSPAGRTRLLLTKYATTMTFCLVATLVVAASALAAGALLFPLGDLMTISGTRISFAEGLLRALLIALAVAASLIGIAALGLFISTLTNSGIAAMATTVGLLITIQILDQIPQLDALHPYFFSHYWLSFADLMREPIYWDDLQRNFGLQAVYAAVFGSAAWARFTAKDITA; this is encoded by the coding sequence ATGTCGCGGGTTGAGACGTCCGGCGGTGAGGCCGAGGGAGCCGAGCGAGAGGTGACGTCCGAAGTCGCTTCACCAGCCGCCCGTACGCCCAGCCTCCTCTGGACCTTCGGGCTGTTCCGCAGCGAGTTGGTGACCACGTTCCGGCGGTGGCGGACGATCGCGCTGCTGGCCGTGCTCGCGGCGGTGCCGATCCTCGTCGGGATCGCGGTGAAGATCGAGACGGGCGACGGGTCGTCGGGTGGTGGACCGGGCGGCGGCGGTGGTGGCGGTGGCGGTGGGCCCGCGTTCATCGCGCAGATCAGCAACAACGGGCTGTTCCTGGTGTTCACGGCGCTGGCCGCGACGCTCCCCTTCTTCCTGCCGATGGCGGTCGGTGTGATCGCCGGGGACGCGATCGCGGGCGAGGCGAACGCGGGCACCCTCCGCTATCTGCTGGTCTCGCCGGCCGGCCGGACCCGGCTGCTGCTCACCAAGTACGCGACCACCATGACCTTCTGCCTGGTCGCCACCCTCGTCGTGGCGGCCTCGGCGCTGGCCGCAGGGGCCTTGTTGTTCCCTCTCGGCGATCTGATGACGATCTCCGGCACACGCATCAGCTTCGCCGAGGGGCTGCTGCGGGCGCTGCTGATCGCGCTGGCGGTGGCCGCGTCACTCATCGGGATCGCGGCCCTCGGCCTCTTCATCTCCACCCTCACCAACAGCGGCATCGCCGCGATGGCGACGACGGTCGGCCTCCTCATCACCATCCAGATCCTCGACCAGATCCCCCAGCTCGACGCCCTCCACCCGTACTTCTTCTCCCACTACTGGCTTTCCTTCGCCGACCTGATGCGCGAGCCGATCTACTGGGACGACCTCCAACGCAACTTCGGCCTCCAGGCCGTGTACGCGGCGGTGTTCGGGTCGGCGGCTTGGGCACGGTTCACGGCGAAGGACATCACGGCGTAG
- a CDS encoding flavodoxin family protein, with protein sequence MTRRFLFVLGSSRPDGNTELLARAAAEQLPDDVQQHWLSLAEHPLPDFEDLRHDSDHVRPEGDNRALLLDATLAATDLVIASPLYWYSVSAHVKRYLDHWSGWLRTPGIDFKKTMAGRTLWGVTALAHAEEEVAEPVIGTLNNSAAYLGMRFGGVLLGNGSKPGDVLRDTAALTRAKTFFTEEPPYARFPYDTEETAA encoded by the coding sequence ATGACCCGCCGCTTCCTCTTCGTTCTCGGCAGCAGTCGGCCGGACGGCAACACCGAACTGCTGGCCCGCGCGGCCGCCGAGCAGTTGCCCGACGACGTGCAGCAGCACTGGCTGAGCCTCGCGGAGCATCCGCTGCCGGACTTCGAGGACCTGCGCCACGACAGCGACCATGTACGGCCGGAGGGCGACAACAGGGCGCTGCTGCTGGATGCCACACTCGCGGCCACGGACCTCGTGATCGCGTCGCCGCTGTACTGGTATTCCGTATCCGCCCACGTCAAGCGCTATCTCGACCACTGGTCGGGCTGGCTGCGCACGCCCGGCATCGACTTCAAGAAGACGATGGCTGGCCGCACCCTCTGGGGCGTCACCGCGCTCGCCCACGCCGAGGAGGAGGTCGCCGAGCCCGTCATCGGCACGCTCAACAACTCCGCCGCGTACCTGGGCATGCGCTTCGGCGGAGTCCTCCTCGGCAACGGCAGCAAGCCCGGCGACGTACTGCGCGACACGGCGGCCCTGACCCGAGCGAAAACGTTCTTCACCGAGGAACCGCCGTACGCGCGCTTCCCGTACGACACGGAGGAGACCGCCGCCTGA
- a CDS encoding NUDIX domain-containing protein codes for MRWTVHGERTIHDTPWVRLRSLDVEQPDGTRGDYHVVRLRDLAVTAAVDDRQRVLMMWRHRFVTDTWAWELPMGLVEDGERPEEAAARELEEETGWRPGALRELLCAQPAAGITDTQHFVFRTDDARRIGEPTERNESDRLEWIPLTEMPRMIARREIVSSATLVGVMALLLELPPPTDSAGPV; via the coding sequence ATGAGATGGACCGTCCACGGCGAACGCACGATCCACGACACCCCCTGGGTGCGGCTGCGCTCGCTGGACGTCGAGCAGCCCGACGGCACGCGCGGCGACTACCACGTGGTCCGGCTGCGGGACCTCGCCGTCACCGCGGCCGTCGACGACCGGCAGCGGGTCTTGATGATGTGGCGCCACCGCTTCGTCACCGACACCTGGGCCTGGGAGCTGCCCATGGGCCTGGTGGAGGACGGGGAACGGCCGGAGGAGGCGGCGGCGCGGGAGTTGGAGGAGGAGACGGGGTGGCGGCCGGGGGCGCTGCGGGAACTGCTCTGCGCGCAGCCGGCGGCCGGAATCACCGACACCCAGCACTTCGTGTTCCGCACGGACGACGCCCGACGCATCGGCGAGCCCACGGAACGGAACGAGTCCGACCGCCTGGAGTGGATCCCGCTCACCGAGATGCCGCGCATGATCGCCCGCCGGGAGATCGTGAGCAGCGCGACCCTGGTCGGCGTCATGGCTCTGCTTCTGGAACTGCCGCCGCCGACCGACTCGGCCGGACCCGTCTGA
- a CDS encoding amidase family protein, whose amino-acid sequence MAGATGVAGATRATRAPGITGAAGTTKPTGDAPPPVTAVWSADLGFADTDPEPAAIAHSAALRLADTGLVRLAGLVRPPVRQEKAPVPQENPPHPPVERTNPPRLEDPGPGWLALRSAPDTDPATLRAAQELRAENDRRLAALFAGADLLLTPTTPNAPHGHEGPGERYSTALTWAFNLSGHPAMSIPAGFDSDGCPVGLQLVARHGEEDLLLRVARAAEAAEAARAYPHREHRAYPDREQETSA is encoded by the coding sequence ATGGCTGGGGCGACTGGGGTCGCTGGGGCCACTAGGGCGACTAGGGCACCCGGGATCACGGGAGCTGCCGGGACGACCAAACCCACCGGGGACGCCCCACCCCCCGTCACCGCCGTCTGGTCGGCAGACCTCGGCTTCGCCGACACCGACCCGGAACCCGCCGCGATCGCCCACAGCGCCGCGCTCCGCCTCGCGGACACCGGTCTCGTACGGCTCGCAGGACTCGTACGGCCGCCGGTACGGCAGGAAAAGGCACCCGTACCGCAGGAAAACCCTCCCCACCCGCCCGTGGAGCGGACGAATCCGCCGCGCTTGGAGGACCCCGGCCCTGGCTGGCTCGCCCTCCGCTCCGCGCCCGACACCGACCCGGCAACCCTCCGAGCCGCCCAAGAACTCCGCGCCGAGAACGACCGGCGGCTCGCCGCCCTCTTCGCCGGGGCCGACCTGCTCCTGACCCCCACCACTCCCAACGCCCCGCACGGCCACGAGGGCCCCGGCGAGCGCTACTCCACCGCCCTCACCTGGGCGTTCAACCTCAGCGGCCACCCGGCCATGAGCATCCCGGCCGGCTTCGACTCCGACGGCTGCCCGGTCGGACTCCAGCTGGTGGCCCGGCACGGCGAGGAGGACCTGTTGCTGCGCGTGGCGCGTGCCGCCGAAGCCGCCGAAGCCGCCCGGGCGTATCCCCACCGAGAGCACCGGGCGTACCCCGACCGAGAGCAGGAGACCTCCGCATGA
- a CDS encoding DUF4913 domain-containing protein, whose translation MTTTTTTVEQPGLEQPLPAAPPFILYLDGAEYADEMNALAVWVGDLLLPVYGREVTSQQPWCPRWWEHLEAVARLHALWLAWQELTDPTAGASGPAVWHRDHLGPVLAELRSPSGPFAGCKAGAHRAKQPPTVEPYGTGS comes from the coding sequence ATGACCACCACGACCACCACCGTCGAACAGCCCGGCCTCGAACAGCCGCTCCCCGCCGCCCCGCCGTTCATCCTCTACCTCGACGGCGCCGAGTACGCCGACGAGATGAACGCGCTGGCCGTCTGGGTCGGCGATCTGCTCCTCCCGGTCTACGGCCGTGAGGTCACCTCCCAGCAGCCCTGGTGCCCGCGCTGGTGGGAGCACCTGGAGGCGGTGGCCCGTCTGCACGCCCTCTGGCTGGCCTGGCAGGAACTCACCGACCCCACGGCCGGCGCCTCGGGCCCGGCGGTGTGGCACCGCGACCACCTCGGCCCCGTACTCGCCGAACTCCGTTCCCCCAGCGGCCCGTTCGCGGGCTGCAAGGCGGGCGCCCACCGAGCGAAGCAGCCGCCGACCGTGGAGCCGTACGGGACGGGGTCCTGA
- a CDS encoding type IV secretory system conjugative DNA transfer family protein yields MATRKQQHTTADDLLPWIVPGAALLIATLFLGAWLGGTLAAALTGTGWDPPPFTLETLKTLVTDGPAAVWPTTSPGAITVGMGTVFGATLTLLIIPVVLIRRRGGKPTGLAGRRELSALLPKGAATRARQLRPSLPESGKLPPDDTGNLLGNLEPGGPELRSSYEDVELDLMAPRAGKSTGIAVPRVLRARGSVLLTSNKADVYSVTRAEREHAGTVWTFDPQGIAHTPRGLWWDMLADAATIEGARRLSGHFVGAVNDDASKRDFWISAAQNTLTALFHAANRGKRQVDEVLAWLADPADRTPVDLLRDAGMAALADQLQGTVLGAVETRDGIYETARQCVACLLDPTIAAWVSPDPDLPQFLPERHVLSSDTLYLLSKDGGGSAAGVIAACADSVLRAGVVAAERMGGRLDPPMTAVLDEAANVCRISDLPDLYSHFGSRGINVVTLLQSYRQGTRVWGEAGMDALWGAATIKLLGAGLDDADFVEKVSRLVGEHDVSTVSYSRGKDGRSRSTSYRLERILPADRIRALPKGTALLLATGVKPALVRLRPWYAEPGADRIARAAQAEVKAITARAVEGIVR; encoded by the coding sequence ATGGCCACACGCAAGCAACAACACACCACCGCCGACGACCTCCTGCCCTGGATCGTCCCCGGCGCCGCCCTCCTCATCGCCACCCTCTTCCTCGGCGCCTGGCTGGGCGGCACCCTGGCCGCAGCCCTCACCGGAACCGGCTGGGACCCACCTCCCTTCACCCTGGAGACACTGAAGACCCTCGTGACGGACGGCCCGGCAGCCGTATGGCCGACGACGTCACCCGGCGCGATCACCGTGGGCATGGGCACGGTCTTCGGCGCCACCCTCACCCTGCTCATCATCCCCGTCGTACTCATCCGCCGCCGAGGCGGAAAGCCCACCGGCCTGGCCGGCCGCCGTGAGCTCTCCGCCCTCCTCCCGAAGGGCGCCGCCACCCGGGCCCGCCAACTCCGCCCGTCCCTCCCCGAGTCGGGCAAACTCCCCCCGGACGACACGGGCAACCTCCTCGGCAACCTGGAACCCGGCGGTCCGGAACTCCGCAGCAGCTACGAGGACGTCGAGCTGGACCTGATGGCCCCGAGGGCCGGCAAGTCCACCGGCATCGCCGTCCCCCGCGTCCTGCGCGCCCGCGGCAGCGTGCTGCTGACGTCGAACAAGGCGGACGTGTACAGCGTGACCCGCGCGGAGCGCGAACACGCCGGCACGGTGTGGACGTTCGACCCGCAGGGCATCGCGCACACCCCGCGCGGCCTGTGGTGGGACATGCTCGCCGACGCGGCCACCATCGAGGGCGCCCGCCGCCTGTCCGGCCACTTCGTCGGCGCGGTCAACGACGACGCCTCCAAGCGGGACTTCTGGATCTCGGCGGCCCAGAACACCCTCACGGCCCTGTTCCACGCGGCCAACCGAGGCAAGCGGCAGGTCGACGAGGTGCTGGCGTGGCTGGCGGACCCGGCCGACCGTACGCCGGTCGACCTGCTCAGGGACGCGGGCATGGCGGCCCTCGCCGACCAGCTCCAGGGCACCGTCCTGGGCGCGGTGGAGACCCGGGACGGCATCTATGAGACAGCCCGCCAGTGCGTGGCCTGCCTGCTCGACCCGACGATCGCGGCCTGGGTGAGCCCGGACCCGGACCTGCCGCAGTTCCTGCCCGAGCGGCACGTCCTGTCGTCCGACACGCTCTACCTGCTCTCCAAGGACGGCGGCGGTTCGGCGGCCGGTGTGATCGCCGCGTGCGCGGACTCCGTACTGCGCGCGGGAGTCGTGGCGGCCGAGCGGATGGGCGGCCGCCTGGACCCGCCGATGACGGCCGTGCTCGACGAGGCCGCGAACGTCTGCCGTATCTCCGACCTCCCGGACCTCTACTCCCACTTCGGCTCGCGCGGTATCAACGTCGTGACCCTGCTGCAGAGTTACCGCCAGGGCACGCGGGTGTGGGGGGAGGCCGGGATGGACGCGCTGTGGGGCGCCGCCACCATCAAGCTGCTCGGCGCGGGCCTGGACGACGCGGACTTCGTGGAGAAGGTCTCGCGGCTGGTCGGCGAGCACGACGTGTCCACGGTGAGCTACTCGCGCGGCAAGGACGGCCGATCCCGCTCCACCTCGTACCGCCTCGAACGCATCCTCCCCGCCGACCGTATCCGCGCCCTCCCCAAGGGCACCGCCCTCCTCCTCGCCACCGGCGTCAAACCCGCCCTCGTCCGCCTGCGCCCCTGGTACGCCGAACCCGGCGCCGACCGCATCGCACGCGCCGCCCAGGCGGAGGTCAAGGCCATCACGGCCCGGGCGGTGGAAGGGATCGTCCGATGA
- a CDS encoding ATP/GTP-binding protein: MAPPRGWFGPGGGQVGHVDPPALWRATTVQACGLWPFAAGSGAPMTGVPLGQHLHTGATVCGDPISWFTRARYISNPSLFMLGMPGLGKSTLVNRMLIGMAATGITPLVLGDLKPDYADTVRALGGQVISIGRGVGGINVLDPGAMGEAAARIGGERGRILAAEAHGRVLNMVAALITIVRGRPMDDHEQSVLSACLHHLTARTKPGRPPLLPDLLKVLDEGPDRVRAVTLDRGDVARYQEAVDPLHRSLLGVLDGPLGDTFASETSTRINPASPAVCVDISRIGEADTQLTAAAMLAAWSDGLGTVAAAHALADAGLAPQRWFFTVLDELWRPLRAASGIVERIDALTRLNRSLGLGDAKITHTLKDAEALGSEADRAKARGFVERAGMVVCAGLPRNEMKELGEIVGLSEREIDLVSSWSSPPGWASTGGNEEPPGRGRFLIKVGGRPGIPIKVSITDTERDLHNTNTRWTPKPTLSKTGRP, from the coding sequence ATGGCGCCCCCGCGTGGGTGGTTCGGCCCCGGCGGCGGCCAGGTCGGACATGTCGATCCGCCCGCGCTGTGGCGGGCGACGACGGTCCAGGCGTGCGGCCTGTGGCCGTTCGCGGCGGGCTCCGGCGCCCCGATGACGGGCGTGCCGCTGGGCCAGCACCTCCACACGGGCGCCACGGTCTGCGGTGACCCCATCTCCTGGTTCACCCGCGCCCGTTACATCTCCAACCCGTCCCTCTTCATGCTCGGCATGCCGGGCCTCGGCAAGTCCACGCTGGTCAACCGGATGCTCATCGGCATGGCGGCGACCGGTATCACCCCGCTGGTCCTCGGCGACCTGAAGCCCGACTACGCCGACACCGTACGGGCGTTGGGCGGCCAGGTGATCTCCATCGGGCGCGGGGTCGGCGGCATCAACGTCCTCGACCCCGGCGCGATGGGCGAGGCGGCGGCGCGGATCGGCGGCGAGCGGGGCCGGATACTGGCGGCGGAGGCGCACGGCCGCGTCCTGAACATGGTCGCCGCGCTGATCACGATCGTCCGGGGCCGCCCCATGGACGACCACGAACAGTCCGTCCTCTCGGCCTGCCTGCACCACCTCACGGCACGTACGAAGCCGGGCCGGCCGCCGCTGCTGCCCGATCTGCTGAAGGTGCTCGACGAGGGCCCGGACCGGGTCCGCGCGGTCACTCTGGACCGGGGCGACGTGGCGCGGTACCAGGAAGCGGTGGACCCGCTCCACCGCTCACTGCTGGGCGTGCTGGACGGCCCGCTGGGCGACACCTTCGCGTCCGAGACCTCCACCCGCATCAACCCCGCCTCGCCCGCCGTCTGCGTCGACATCTCCCGCATCGGCGAGGCGGACACACAGCTCACGGCGGCGGCGATGCTGGCGGCGTGGTCGGACGGCCTCGGCACGGTGGCGGCCGCCCACGCTCTCGCCGACGCGGGCCTGGCCCCGCAGCGCTGGTTCTTCACGGTGCTGGACGAGTTGTGGCGCCCTCTGCGGGCCGCCTCCGGCATCGTCGAACGCATCGACGCGCTCACCCGCCTCAACCGCTCCCTCGGCCTCGGCGACGCGAAGATCACGCACACGTTGAAGGACGCGGAAGCGCTGGGCAGCGAGGCCGACCGGGCGAAGGCGCGCGGCTTCGTCGAGCGCGCCGGGATGGTGGTGTGCGCCGGCCTCCCCCGTAATGAGATGAAGGAACTCGGCGAGATCGTGGGGTTGTCGGAGCGGGAGATCGACCTCGTGTCGTCGTGGTCGTCGCCGCCGGGCTGGGCCAGCACGGGAGGAAACGAGGAACCGCCGGGTCGTGGGCGCTTCCTGATCAAGGTGGGCGGGCGGCCGGGGATCCCGATCAAGGTGTCGATCACCGACACGGAGAGGGATTTGCACAACACGAACACGAGGTGGACCCCGAAGCCGACGCTTTCGAAGACGGGGCGCCCATGA